The Bacillus sp. Bos-x628 genome segment AGGTACACTTGTTCATAAGGATGTCCCCACAGGTTCTTTTGTGGGGGGGAATCCAATGCGCATTATTTATACAAAAGAAGAGATGGAAGCGCGTCAACCTACGTCTGCTGAGTAGCTCGGCAGATTTTTTGTTGACATTCTGATGAGATGTAACTATAATGATTACAACAGAGGTGAGAAAACATGAAAATCAGCAGCAGATTTACTGTCGCTGTCCATATTCTGGCCTTGCTATCACTTGAAAAAGGATCATTACAGACGTCGGAGGATATTGCGGGAAGTGTAAATACTAATCCAGTGGTCATTCGCCGTATTATGAGTAAATTAAAAAAAGCAGGCTTAATTTCAACAAGTCTTGGCAAAGGTGGTTCTCAGTTGAACCGCAGTGAAGACGAAATGACACTGCTTGATGTGTATAAAGCGGTAGAAGTGGTAGATGAGGGAGAATTATTTCAATTCCACGAAAGCCCAAATCCTGACTGCCCTATCGGTGCAAACATTCAAGCGGTCCTAGAAATCATTTTGTGCCGTGCCCAAAATGCGATGGAGCAAGTGCTTGCTGAGATCAAATTAAGTGAACTGACGCAGGTTTTAATAAAAAAAATTGGATGACGTATTCAATTTTTTTTACCTCTGTTGTAACCATCTTTGTTACACTTTTTTGTTAGAAAAGGAAATATACCCATAATTCAGGAGGTAATAAAATGAAAATTGGTATCATTGGCGCAACAGGTAAAGCAGGACAAGAAATCTTAAAAGAAGCTAAATCAAGAGGGCATGAAGTAACAGCTATCGTTCGTAATGCCCAAAAGGTGACAGATGGATCTGTACCGGTTTTAGAGAAGGATATATTCAACCTGCAGGTGGAAGATGTCAAAGGTTTTGATGTTATCGTAAATGCGTTTGGTGCGCCTGCTGGACAAGAGCATTTGCACGTGGAAGCTGGAAAAAAATTAATCGACTTACTGAAGAATGCACCGGAAACGCGTTTGATCGTTGTGGGCGGGGCAGGCAGTCTATTTGTAGACGAAGCCAAAACAACTAGACTTGTTGACACACCAGAGTTTCCAAAAGAATACTTCGCAACTGCTTCACAGCAAGGAGAAAATCTAAAAGATCTGCAAAAGACTGAAGGATTAAAATGGACATTTCTTAGTCCGGCTGCATTCTTTGACGCAGAAGGTAAACGCACTGGTGCCTATGTAAAAGGAAAAGATCACCTCATTGTGAATTCAAAAGGTGACAGCTATGTCAGTTATGCAGATTATGCGATTGCGCTTGTCGATGAAATTGAACAAGCGGAACATATTGGAGAACGTTTCACCGTCGTATCTGAAGCAGAATAAGAATATATAAACCCCCGCTTCGTCGAATCGGGGGTTTATGCTTGAATGATAATCGCTTGGCTCCCCATCTGCTTCCAAGAAGCCTCGAACTGATCACGATCGACTTGCTGGTTCTTTTGTCCATAAGGATTGTTGAGATAGATGTGTTCGTCATCGTAACCTGTGATGACAACGCTATGCATATTAAAGCTTACATCTATTTTTCCATTAGGTGTGTTCCATGTTTCCATGTTGTCTGTTTCTTGAAATGTTGATGTCGTAATGACCCATACAGGGTAGCCTTTTTCAAGTGGTTGATAAATGGCCTTTTTCACTGACTTTCCAGTTAAGTCGACAGCTTGACGACCTGCATATTTTTTGGCAAGTTGATAAATTGGTTCGTGGTAAACGCCAAGGCCTGGTCCGTTTTCCATATCGCCAACAAACCCTTCATGAGGGTCTCCTTTTAATCCATTCTCATAATTAAGTGGGACGCGCTCTATCTCATTAGCTAATCTGTTTTTTGTCACTTGTTTATAACCGCTGTAATGAAGAAGCATAGCTAAACTAGTGACCTCGCACCCGTTATAAAGCTGTGGATCATCCATTTGATTGTAGAGGATGACATCCATGGCTTTTTTACTTCCTTTTAATGATTTGTGTGATGAATTCTTTTTTTTCGTTGACGATGTTTCGTCTGCTGACAGCGCTGTATCGTTTTTTTTGCCTACTTCACCTGGCGAAGCTGTTTTCTTTACTTGGTCCGTTTGTGAAAAGTAAATAAACCCTAAATAAACAAGACATGCGCACAACAAAGTTAAGGTAAATGTCTGGATGAACTTCACTGTAATCTCCTGTGTTATTCGATTTTTTATGTATTATAGCATGTTCCTCCAAAGAACACGTATAAAAGTGACAGGTGTCATTTGAATGTAATATTTAAACGAAATTTAAATGAAAATGGGAAGAAATAAAAATGATTGATTTAATCACTTTATTTTGTTAGCATATTATCATATTAGCGAACTAAAGGATTCGGAATTTTTTGTTTTAGTGTGCTGGAGGTGCAAAAGTACATGTTTATGTTTGAAAAACCATATGGTATGCGGGATTCATTGCCAGGGTTGTATGAAACTAAGAAAAAAGTGAGACGTTCATTAACAGAGGTGATGAATGGTTGGGGTTATCGTTTTATGGAGACGCCAACACTTGAGTTTTACGATACAGTCGGTGTTCAATCGGCGATTACAGATACACAGCTATTTAAACTTCTTGATCAAAACGGTCATACACTTGTGCTTAGACCTGATATGACAGGTCCGATTGCGAGAGTTGCCGCTTCAAAGCTTCATGAGCAGGCGTATCCGCTTCGTGTTGGTTATGCAGCAAATGTGTTCCGTGCGCAGGAAAGAGAAGGCGGAAGGCCGTCTGAGTTTGAACAGGTCGGGATTGAATTGATTGGTGACGCTTCGATTAGTGCAGATGCCGAGGTGATTGCCCTTGTCGTTTTTGCTTTAAAAAATACAGGGCTTCATTCCTTTAAAATTGCCATCGGTCATGTCGCTTTAGCGGAGGCTTTATTTATAGAAGTGCTAGGAAATACGGAAAGAGCGAATGTACTGCGCCGTTTCTTATATGAAAAAAATTATGTAGGATACAGGCAGCATGTGAAACAATTACCACTATCATCTATCGACAAAACGAGATTATTACAGCTCTTGGATTTGCGTGGTGGCAAGGAAGTCACAGAAAAGGCAGAGGAGATCGTTGTCTCTAATGAGGGAAAAGAAGTACTCACTGAATTAAAGTCGCTTTGGGAGACACTTGAAGATTATGGCTGTACCGAATATATCCGTTTGGATTTAAGCATGGTGAGTCATATGAGTTACTATACCGGAATTTTGTTTGAAGTATTTGCAGATAATGTTGGTTCATTCATAGGAAGTGGTGGAAGATATGATCAATTGCTTGCTCGTTTTCATGCACCAGCGCCAGCTACAGGTTTTGGTCTTCGGTTAGACCGCCTTCTTGAAGCACTAGATGCAAAAGAAATCAATGAACCCCAGGAGGCTGTGATATTTAGTAAAGAACAAAGACTTGAAGCCTTTGCATTTGCTGAAAAAGAACGAACAAATGGCAAGAAAATTGTCCTGCAAGATTTAGCAGGTATTGAAAATATTGATGAGATGACCAAGTCGTTTGAGCGAGTGACTTATTTTATTGGGGCTAGAAAGGAAGAGCAAAATGGGTAAAGTGTTGACGATGGCAATGCCAAAGGGCCGAATATTTGAAGAAGCAGCAGGGTTGTTAAGGCAGGCAGGCTATCAACTGCCCGAGGAATTTGAAGATTCGAGAAAATTGATTATTGATGTACCGGAAGAAAACCTTCGCTTTATTTTAGCCAAACCAATGGATGTCACCACGTATGTAGAGCACGGTGTAGCGGATGTCGGCATTGCAGGGAAAGATGTCATGCTTGAGGAAGCCCGTGATGTATATGAGGTACTTGATTTAAACATTAGCAAATGCCATTTAGCAGTTGCTGGATTGCCAGGAGCTGAATGGGGAAGTGTTGCACCCCGTGTGGCAACAAAATATCCAAATGTAGCCTCTTCCTATTTCAGAGAACAGGGTGAGCAAGTGGAGATCATTAAGCTAAACGGCTCTATTGAACTGGCACCGCTCATCGGTCTCGCTGATCGTATTGTGGACATTGTGTCCACTGGTCAAACGTTAAAAGAAAACGGACTTGTGGAAACCGAGCATATTTGTGAGATTACGTCTCGTTTGATTGTCAATCCCGTTAGTTACCGTATGAAGGATGCTGTAATCGATGAAATGGCCCAGCGCCTTGCAATAATTATTGAAGGAGAGAAATCATGATGAACATGACTTATATACAAGAACATGAGAAAGATACTCTCTCACTCAAGCGTTCTTTAGATACTGGAACAGAAGAACAACGACTGGCTGTTCAGCACATTATTCAAGAAGTCAGAGCAAACGGGGACGAGGCCGTTCGTTCTTTTACAAAACAATTTGATGGCATTGCCCTTGATAGTCCGCTTGTCACTGCGGATGAAATAGCAGAGGCTTATGAACGCATAGACCGAGCGGTGATACAGATGATCCAAACAGCCATTCGCAATATTCAAACATACCATGAGCGCCAACTGTCTTCTTCTTGGTTTTACCACCAGCAGGATGGGACGATGCTTGGTCAAAAGGTGACGCCGCTTGATGCTGTCGGTGTCTATGTACCGGGTGGAACGGCTGCTTATCCATCTTCCGTGTTAATGAATGTCATTCCTGCACTTGTGGCGGGTGTTGAACGAATTGTACTTGTCACACCACCAGGGAAAGATGGCCGTCTTTCTGATGCGGTGCTTGTTGCAACGCAGGAGCTGGGGGTTTCAGAAGTATATAAAATGGGCGGTGCTCAGGCGATTGCGGCACTTGCATATGGAACTGAAAACATTCAGCCTGTCGATAAAATTACTGGTCCAGGTAACATTTATGTGGCACTTGCGAAGCGGGAAGTATTTGGACAAGTCGATATTGATATGATTGCCGGTCCAAGTGAAATTGCTGTCCTAGCAGATGAAACGGCACTTGCTCATGAAGTGGCAGCCGATTTACTTTCGCAAGCGGAGCATGATGCGTTAGCATCCAGTATCCTTGTCACACCATCTGTGACACTTGCTCAGAAAGTGCAGGCTGAGGTTCAATCACAGCTAGATACTTTGCCAAGGAAGTCTATCGCAGCACAATCCATTCAAAATCATGGTCATATTTACGTGACGGATTCTTTGGACAGTGCGGTAGAAGTGGTCAATCAATTAGCACCAGAACATTTAGAGGTGCTGACGGCGTATCCAGAAAAGCTTCTTAGCCAAATAAAACATGCAGGAGCAATTTTTTTAGGTCGCTATAGCCCCGAGGCGGTTGGTGATTATTTTGCTGGTCCGAATCATGTACTGCCAACAAATGGAACAGCCAGATTCTCTAGTCCGCTTGGCGTCACAGATTTTCAAAAGAAAACGAGCATTATTTCATATAGCCAGGAAGCCTTTGAGACACATAGTAAAAGCATTGCTGCTTTTGCAAGATTAGAAGGGCTTGAGGCTCATGCAAGGTCGATTGAAGCGAGAAAGCGGGAGGAATCAAAATGAGACAGGCACAAACAGCTAGAAAAACAAATGAAACAAACATTTCGTTAGCGCTAGATATTGATGGAGAGGGAAAAGCTGATATTCAAACGGATGTTCCTTTTCTGACGCACATGCTTGATTTATTTACAAAACACGGCCACTTTAATTTAACAGTGGATGCCAAGGGAGATACAGAAGTAGACGATCACCACACAACGGAAGACATCGGCATTGTGCTTGGACAAATGTTTAAGGAAGCACTTGGTGATAAAAAAGGAATCAAACGGTACGGGTCTAGCTTTGTTCCGATGGATGAAACCCTTGCACAAGTGGTTGTCGATTTAAGTAATCGCCCTCATTTGGAAATGAAAGCTTCGTTTCCAAGTCAAAAAGTCGGTACCTTTGATACGGAGCTTGTTCATGAGTTTCTTTGGAAATTTGCGCTTGAAGCTCGAATCAACCTTCATGTGATTGTCCATTATGGAACCAATACACACCACATCATTGAAGCAATTTTTAAAGCGATGGCACGTGCTCTTGATGAGGCAACAACGATTGATCCACGTGTGAAAGGGATTCCTTCAACAAAGGGGTTGCTTTAATGATTGGCGTCATTGACTATGGTATGGGAAATTTGTTTAGCGTATCAAAAGCACTCGAACGAGCAGGCGCACCTTATATCGTGTCGTCCGAAGTTGAAGAATTAGAAAAGGCAGATGCTTATATATTGCCTGGTGTTGGTTCATTTCGAGATGCGATGCAACTATTGAAGCAGACAGGGCTTGAGTCATTTATCCACCAAGTCGTTCAGGAAGGAAAACTGTTATTCGGTATTTGTCTTGGCATGCAGCTTCTGTTTGAAGAAAGTGAAGAGGCAGGAATGACGAAAGGATTAGGTCTGTTAAAAGGACGTGTCACTCTGCTGAAAGATCGTGATCAGAACGGACAAAGGTTAAAGGTTCCTCATATGGGATGGAATCAGCTTACGTTTCATCAACCATCCCCGTTGTTTGATGGTGTTCCGGAAGGTTATGCCTACTTTGTTCACTCCTATTATGTCAGTGAAATGAATCCGGATGAGCAATTGGCAAGTGCCACATATGGTGTGCAAGTTCCAGCTATTGTTGGAAAGGGAAATGTGTTTGGTGCGCAGTTCCACCCTGAAAAAAGCAGTACGACTGGCATGGCATTGTTAAAACAGTTTATTCAATTAGTAAATGAACAGAGGGTGAATTAATGAGTGAATTTATCTTATATCCAGCGATTGATATGAGAGACGGGAAATGTGTACGGCTCGTTCAGGGAGACTATGATCAAGAAACCATTTATGGAGATTCACCCCTAGAAATGGCTACACTTTTTGTGAATGAAGGAGCTAAGTGGATTCATCTAGTTGATCTAGATGGTGCAAAAGCGGGTAAACGAGTCAATCACGATCATGTGCTTGCGATTGCTTCCTCCTTAGATGTGCACGTGCAAATCGGCGGCGGCATACGGACTGAAGAAGATGTCGATTTTTATTTAAGCAACGGTGTATCTAGAGTCATCCTTGGCAGTTCAGCCGTATCCAATCCTGTTTTTGTGAAAAAAATGCTCGCTAAATATGGGGAGAAAATAGCAATCGGTATTGATGCACGAGATGGCTTTGTATCGACAGAAGGATGGCTTGAAACCTCAGAGGTCAAGGCAGAAGAACTAGGCAAAGAGCTGGCAAAAGAAGGGGCAGAAGTATTTATTTTTACCGATATTCAAATGGACGGTATGCTATCAGGTCCCAATGTAGAAAGTACTGTTCGATTAGCAGAAGCCACTGGCAAACAAGTGATCGCCTCTGGTGGTGTCAGTGCTGTAGCTGATCTCAGACAGCTTTCGAAGCAAAGCCGTTTAGGTGTATCAGGGGCCATTATTGGCAAGGCGCTTTACACAAAGCAATTTACTTTAGCAGAAGCATTTGAAGGGCTGAGCAGCATATGATGACAAAACGAATCATTCCATGCCTCGATGTGAAGGAAGGACGAGTCGTCAAGGGCATTCAATTCCTTGGCTTAAAAGATGCTGGAGATCCGGTAGAATTGGCGCAAATTTATGACAAGGAAGGCGCAGATGAACTAGTCTTTCTCGATATATCAGCCTCTCATGAAGGCAGGAAAACGATGGTTGATGTGGTCAAACAAGTAGCGTCTACACTCGCCATTCCATTTACTGTTGGCGGCGGTATTAACCACCTTGATGATATGAAGCGTATATTGAGAGCTGGTGCGGATAAGGTGTCTTTGAACACTGCTGCTGTTTTAAGACCAGAGTTGATTTCAGAGGGAGCAGACTTTTTTGGCTCACAATGCATCGTTGTGGCCATTGATGCCAAATATGATGAAGAGGCTGAAGCCTATGTGGTGTATACCCACGGAGGACGCCGGAAAACGGATATGGAAGTAAGCGAATGGGCGAAAAAAGCGGTTTTAAGAGGTGCAGGTGAAATTTTACTGACAAGTATGGATGCTGATGGTGAGAAAAAAGGATTTGACCACCGCCTGACAAAACTTGTTTCTGAAGCCGTGACAGTTCCAGTGATTGCGTCAGGTGGTGCTGGCAATGCGGAGCATATGCTTGAAGCATTTACAAAAGGAGAAGCTGATGCAGCACTGGCAGCCTCTATTTTCCACTACAAAGAAACATCGATTCAAGAGGTCAAGGCATACTTGAGAGAACATGGGGTGAAGGTGAGATGAAGAAGGCAAACGATTTAACATTTAACGAGTCAGGCTTGATTCCTGCAATTGTACAGGATGCACAAAGTAAGGAAGTATTGACGCTTGCTTATATGAATCAAGAATCCTATGAAAAAACACTGGAAACAGGAGAGACATGGTTCTTTAGCCGTTCGAGAAACGAGCTGTGGCACAAAGGAGAGACGTCCGGACACACCCAAAAGGTGAAATCCATTCGTTATGACTGTGACAAGGATGCCCTGCTTGTGCTGGTCGAACCAAGCGGTCCAGCGTGCCATACAGGCAGTTACAGTTGCTTCTCGGATGAAGGCGTGAAGCCTCAAAGTCAAGGAAAAGACCGTTTTGCTATTTTAAATGAACTTGAACAGGTCATTGCCACGCGTCAGGCAGAGATGCCGGAAGGTGCGTATACAACATATCTATTTGAAAAAGGCGTAGATAAGATTTTGAAAAAAGTCGGAGAAGAAGCTTCAGAGGTGATCATTGCAGCGAAGAATCGTGATCAGGAAGAACTTAAATGGGAAACAGCCGATCTCCTTTATCACCTTCTTGTTTTATTACGTGAACAGCAATTACCGCTTGATGATGTATTAAAAGTACTGACAAAGCGTCATCAAGGGAAATGAGAGCCAGGGATTTGCCTGGCTTTTTGATTGTCAAAAGAAAACAACCCTCTCTTTTCTTTTGTTCTATGTGACTGCCGGTGAAGTATGTTATACTACACTCGGTACACTGTTCGAATGGAGGGTATCGGTGAGTAAATACACTTCTCAAAATCACCACACACAAGTTGTCCAGCTATTTCAAGATGGGCATTACTTTTTTCATAAAGGTCTAAAAGCATATAAAGAAAGAAATTTGCCAAGGGCAAGTAAGCTGATTCAACGTGCGATTGTACTTGAGCCCGAAAATGTGGAGATGCTATCACAACTTGCCATGATTTATACTGAAATGGGTCATTATCAACAATCAAATGAACTGCTAGATTTCATTCTTGAACACGTTGATGAAAACATGACAGCGTGTCATTATTTTAAAGCAAATAATTATGCGAATCTCGGTTTGTTTCAAGAGGCGCATAAGTCAGCAACAGCATATGCGGCTATGGAAGAGGATGGAGAATTTTCGGATGAAAATGATGAGCTGCTCGATTTGCTAGATATGAGTGGCGAAGAGGATGAAGATTTTCCTTATGATCAGGATGACCTGATTATGAAGCAAGATCATGCCAACCATTTGTTAGAAAGCGGCAGGCTTGAAGAAGCCATTGAAATGCTAGAGCAAATGATTGTCGAATTCCCAGAATTTTGGTCAGCGTATAATAATCTTGCATTGGCCTATTTTTATTCTGGACAAATTCATCAAGCGAAAGACATGTTGAACCGGGTACTTCATGGTAACCCTGGTAATCTGCATGCCCTTTGCAATCTGCTTGTCTTCTATCATTATGAAAAAGAAGAAGAAAAGGTAAAGGTGCTGTCCAAGCAATTAACGCACGTGTATCCAATATTAAGTGAACAGCGTTATAAACTTGGTGCAACATTTGCCTTGGTCGGAGAATTCGAATGGGCCTTTAAATGGCTCTACTCTTTGTATAAAACAGGATTCCAGGGAGATAGTACGTTCTTGTATTGGCTCGCAAATGCAGCTTACCATACTGGTCACCAAACATTGGCACAAACGGTTTGGGATAAGATGGTGGAAGAAGATATTGATGCAGATGAAATTAAGCCGTGGCAGGATAAAACAGAGGAATTCGAGCCAATGGTTTCTATCGAGGAACGATTGACTGCGTACTATGTCAGCAAACAAAAAGGTGAACTTGACGTTCTACAATCTATGCTTGATGCCCGCGCAGTAAAAACAGTCTTTGAACAGCAATTCATTGAACTGCTTCTATACGAAGATCAAATGGAAAAACGATCCTTTTCAGAAGATGCAGTCTTTGCAAAGCAGGCGGCATCGGCTTTAGAAAAGGCAGTGCAGCCTGACAGTTATATGCCATATTTTTGGTTATTCCACATTATTCAGCAGGCGTGCGCTTCTGGCGCATACAAGAGAAATGCTCCTGCATGGGCAGCAGCTTCTTATTATCTATGGATGAACGAACAAGAGGAAACAAATGTCACCAAAAAAGAAGTAGCCGCCTCTTTTCAGATCAGCGTCCAAACGCTGTCCAAGTATGAGAGCATCATTTATACTTTAATAGACTAAAGTAGACAGATATATATGTCAGAAGCATGGCCGACAAGGTCATGCTTTTTTTCTTGGATAAAAAGGTGGGATTTGCAAGGATTTGGCGAAGTATGACAAACACGACATGTATTTGAAACACAAATGTAATAAAAATATTAGCTCATTTTGTCGATGTGTCATGTATAATGAATCTCGTGGATTAAAAACAAAGACTTATATTTAGGTATTTTACTATACATAATTGAACACCTAGTGATAGAAACAATCTGGTCAACATCTTGCTGAAATTCAGAAAGAAAGACATAGTGAGCACAGATTGGTCGCAGAGAATTTGCTGCTTTGTTATGTCGCTTGGGAAATTGTCAAAGGAGGAACTATTCGTGAAAAAGTTTATTACATTCGGTGTAGCTTCGGTAATCGGAGCGAGCAGTTTATTCATTCCATTTACTCATGAAGCACATGCACAAAACTTTGAACAAAAGAAGCAAGAATTAGACAGTAAACAAGCAAAGGTAAACAAGGACCTTCAAAAGAAAAAGGACGAGCTTTCTAAACTTGAAGCAAAACAAGAGGCGCTTGAATTAAAGCTGAAAGAAATTGATGAGAAGGCTTTAAAGACAAGTGATCTCATCGAAGAAAAGCAAGCTGAAAACGAAAAAACGAAAAAAGAAATCAAAGCACTAAAAAAAGAAATTGCTGATACAGAAAAGCGTATTGAAGAAAGAAACGAATTCCTGAAAAAGCGTGTACGTGCTCTTCAGGAAAGCGGCGGATCTACTAAATACATAGATGTATTATTAGGTGCAAAAAGTTTCAGTGATTTCATTAGCCGTGCAGGTGCAGTATCTACACTTATCAACGCTGACGGTGAAATCATTAAAGAACAAGAAAAAGACAAAGCTGAACTTCAAAAGTCTGAAAACGAATTAAACACGAAGCTTGAAGATGTTCAAAATACACTGGCAAAGCTTGAAGCACTTCAGTCTGACTTGACGAAACAGCTTGATGAGAAAGACAAACTATTCAAGCAAGTGAAAAAACAAAAAGGTCATGCATCATCTGAAATCAGCGAGCTTAGCAGTCAGTTTAACAGCATTGCATCTGAAAAAGACGCAACAATTGCTGCACAAAAACAAGCTGAAAAAGAAGCTGCTCAAAAAGCAAGAGAAGAAAAAATTCAAAGACAGCAGCGTCAAGCAAGTGTTCAAACGGAAGACAACAGCTCAACGAATGATAGTAGTCCGTCTTCTTCAAATAACAGCAGTTCACCAAGTGAAAAGCCATCTTCTGGCGGTGGATCACCCGTTAGCAATAACGTAGGCGGAATTGAAGGTGCGATTAGCACAGGTTCTACAATTATTGGTCAGTCGCCATATAAATGGGGCGGCGGCAGATCACAGG includes the following:
- a CDS encoding Rrf2 family transcriptional regulator, which gives rise to MKISSRFTVAVHILALLSLEKGSLQTSEDIAGSVNTNPVVIRRIMSKLKKAGLISTSLGKGGSQLNRSEDEMTLLDVYKAVEVVDEGELFQFHESPNPDCPIGANIQAVLEIILCRAQNAMEQVLAEIKLSELTQVLIKKIG
- a CDS encoding NAD(P)-dependent oxidoreductase, which produces MKIGIIGATGKAGQEILKEAKSRGHEVTAIVRNAQKVTDGSVPVLEKDIFNLQVEDVKGFDVIVNAFGAPAGQEHLHVEAGKKLIDLLKNAPETRLIVVGGAGSLFVDEAKTTRLVDTPEFPKEYFATASQQGENLKDLQKTEGLKWTFLSPAAFFDAEGKRTGAYVKGKDHLIVNSKGDSYVSYADYAIALVDEIEQAEHIGERFTVVSEAE
- a CDS encoding C39 family peptidase, with the translated sequence MKFIQTFTLTLLCACLVYLGFIYFSQTDQVKKTASPGEVGKKNDTALSADETSSTKKKNSSHKSLKGSKKAMDVILYNQMDDPQLYNGCEVTSLAMLLHYSGYKQVTKNRLANEIERVPLNYENGLKGDPHEGFVGDMENGPGLGVYHEPIYQLAKKYAGRQAVDLTGKSVKKAIYQPLEKGYPVWVITTSTFQETDNMETWNTPNGKIDVSFNMHSVVITGYDDEHIYLNNPYGQKNQQVDRDQFEASWKQMGSQAIIIQA
- a CDS encoding ATP phosphoribosyltransferase regulatory subunit, producing the protein MFMFEKPYGMRDSLPGLYETKKKVRRSLTEVMNGWGYRFMETPTLEFYDTVGVQSAITDTQLFKLLDQNGHTLVLRPDMTGPIARVAASKLHEQAYPLRVGYAANVFRAQEREGGRPSEFEQVGIELIGDASISADAEVIALVVFALKNTGLHSFKIAIGHVALAEALFIEVLGNTERANVLRRFLYEKNYVGYRQHVKQLPLSSIDKTRLLQLLDLRGGKEVTEKAEEIVVSNEGKEVLTELKSLWETLEDYGCTEYIRLDLSMVSHMSYYTGILFEVFADNVGSFIGSGGRYDQLLARFHAPAPATGFGLRLDRLLEALDAKEINEPQEAVIFSKEQRLEAFAFAEKERTNGKKIVLQDLAGIENIDEMTKSFERVTYFIGARKEEQNG
- the hisG gene encoding ATP phosphoribosyltransferase; the protein is MGKVLTMAMPKGRIFEEAAGLLRQAGYQLPEEFEDSRKLIIDVPEENLRFILAKPMDVTTYVEHGVADVGIAGKDVMLEEARDVYEVLDLNISKCHLAVAGLPGAEWGSVAPRVATKYPNVASSYFREQGEQVEIIKLNGSIELAPLIGLADRIVDIVSTGQTLKENGLVETEHICEITSRLIVNPVSYRMKDAVIDEMAQRLAIIIEGEKS
- the hisD gene encoding histidinol dehydrogenase, which codes for MNMTYIQEHEKDTLSLKRSLDTGTEEQRLAVQHIIQEVRANGDEAVRSFTKQFDGIALDSPLVTADEIAEAYERIDRAVIQMIQTAIRNIQTYHERQLSSSWFYHQQDGTMLGQKVTPLDAVGVYVPGGTAAYPSSVLMNVIPALVAGVERIVLVTPPGKDGRLSDAVLVATQELGVSEVYKMGGAQAIAALAYGTENIQPVDKITGPGNIYVALAKREVFGQVDIDMIAGPSEIAVLADETALAHEVAADLLSQAEHDALASSILVTPSVTLAQKVQAEVQSQLDTLPRKSIAAQSIQNHGHIYVTDSLDSAVEVVNQLAPEHLEVLTAYPEKLLSQIKHAGAIFLGRYSPEAVGDYFAGPNHVLPTNGTARFSSPLGVTDFQKKTSIISYSQEAFETHSKSIAAFARLEGLEAHARSIEARKREESK
- the hisB gene encoding imidazoleglycerol-phosphate dehydratase HisB, producing the protein MRQAQTARKTNETNISLALDIDGEGKADIQTDVPFLTHMLDLFTKHGHFNLTVDAKGDTEVDDHHTTEDIGIVLGQMFKEALGDKKGIKRYGSSFVPMDETLAQVVVDLSNRPHLEMKASFPSQKVGTFDTELVHEFLWKFALEARINLHVIVHYGTNTHHIIEAIFKAMARALDEATTIDPRVKGIPSTKGLL
- the hisH gene encoding imidazole glycerol phosphate synthase subunit HisH encodes the protein MIGVIDYGMGNLFSVSKALERAGAPYIVSSEVEELEKADAYILPGVGSFRDAMQLLKQTGLESFIHQVVQEGKLLFGICLGMQLLFEESEEAGMTKGLGLLKGRVTLLKDRDQNGQRLKVPHMGWNQLTFHQPSPLFDGVPEGYAYFVHSYYVSEMNPDEQLASATYGVQVPAIVGKGNVFGAQFHPEKSSTTGMALLKQFIQLVNEQRVN
- the hisA gene encoding 1-(5-phosphoribosyl)-5-[(5-phosphoribosylamino)methylideneamino]imidazole-4-carboxamide isomerase, with amino-acid sequence MSEFILYPAIDMRDGKCVRLVQGDYDQETIYGDSPLEMATLFVNEGAKWIHLVDLDGAKAGKRVNHDHVLAIASSLDVHVQIGGGIRTEEDVDFYLSNGVSRVILGSSAVSNPVFVKKMLAKYGEKIAIGIDARDGFVSTEGWLETSEVKAEELGKELAKEGAEVFIFTDIQMDGMLSGPNVESTVRLAEATGKQVIASGGVSAVADLRQLSKQSRLGVSGAIIGKALYTKQFTLAEAFEGLSSI
- the hisF gene encoding imidazole glycerol phosphate synthase subunit HisF, whose protein sequence is MMTKRIIPCLDVKEGRVVKGIQFLGLKDAGDPVELAQIYDKEGADELVFLDISASHEGRKTMVDVVKQVASTLAIPFTVGGGINHLDDMKRILRAGADKVSLNTAAVLRPELISEGADFFGSQCIVVAIDAKYDEEAEAYVVYTHGGRRKTDMEVSEWAKKAVLRGAGEILLTSMDADGEKKGFDHRLTKLVSEAVTVPVIASGGAGNAEHMLEAFTKGEADAALAASIFHYKETSIQEVKAYLREHGVKVR
- the hisIE gene encoding bifunctional phosphoribosyl-AMP cyclohydrolase/phosphoribosyl-ATP diphosphatase HisIE is translated as MKKANDLTFNESGLIPAIVQDAQSKEVLTLAYMNQESYEKTLETGETWFFSRSRNELWHKGETSGHTQKVKSIRYDCDKDALLVLVEPSGPACHTGSYSCFSDEGVKPQSQGKDRFAILNELEQVIATRQAEMPEGAYTTYLFEKGVDKILKKVGEEASEVIIAAKNRDQEELKWETADLLYHLLVLLREQQLPLDDVLKVLTKRHQGK
- a CDS encoding tetratricopeptide repeat protein, whose translation is MSKYTSQNHHTQVVQLFQDGHYFFHKGLKAYKERNLPRASKLIQRAIVLEPENVEMLSQLAMIYTEMGHYQQSNELLDFILEHVDENMTACHYFKANNYANLGLFQEAHKSATAYAAMEEDGEFSDENDELLDLLDMSGEEDEDFPYDQDDLIMKQDHANHLLESGRLEEAIEMLEQMIVEFPEFWSAYNNLALAYFYSGQIHQAKDMLNRVLHGNPGNLHALCNLLVFYHYEKEEEKVKVLSKQLTHVYPILSEQRYKLGATFALVGEFEWAFKWLYSLYKTGFQGDSTFLYWLANAAYHTGHQTLAQTVWDKMVEEDIDADEIKPWQDKTEEFEPMVSIEERLTAYYVSKQKGELDVLQSMLDARAVKTVFEQQFIELLLYEDQMEKRSFSEDAVFAKQAASALEKAVQPDSYMPYFWLFHIIQQACASGAYKRNAPAWAAASYYLWMNEQEETNVTKKEVAASFQISVQTLSKYESIIYTLID